The sequence GTGCAGGCGAGCGTATCGCGGCTTCCGCACTCGACGAACTCGTTGTCACGGACACGATCCCGCTCGGCGAAGAAGCCCGCTCGTGCGCAAAGATCCGTTCGCTGACCAGCGCCGGTTTGCTGGCCGAAACGTTCTCGCGGATTCGCCGCGGCGACTCGGTCATGTCACTGTTCGCTGAAAGTTAAGTATTTGCGAAGGCGCCGCGCGTCGCTTCAGGCGGCCCGCGGCGCTTTTGCACAATCGGCATGAACGAACGAAGGTTTGTGCCGCAGCTCTGGGGCCTCAGCCATAACGGCTTGGAGGCCCCGTTTTTACTGCCTGGTCGCGGGCAGTGCATTGGAGATTCAACATGAAAGTAGTCGCTTTCGAACGTTCTTTGCAAGGTACGGGTGCGAGCCGCCGCCTGCGTATCGCGGGTAAGACCCCGGGTATCGTATATGGCGCTGGTGCTGACACGCAATTGGTCGAACTGGACCACAACGCACTGTGGCACGCGCTGAAGAAAGAAGTTTTCCACTCGTCGATCCTCGAATTGGAAGTGGCAGGCAAGTCGGAACAGGTTCTGCTGCGCGACGTGCAATACCACCCGTTCCGTCAGCTCGTGCTGCACGTGGACTTCCAACGTGTCGACGCGAAGAAGAAGCTGCACACCAAGGTGCCGCTGCACTTCATGAACCAGGAATCGAACCCGGCAGTCAAGCTGTCGAGCGCGGTGATCTCGCACGTCATCAACGAAATCGAAATCGAGTGCCTGCCGTCGGCACTGCCGGAATTCCTCGAAGTTGATCTGGCAACGATCGAAGCAGGTCACTCGGTTCACGCCAAGGACATCAAGCTGCCGGCAGGTGTGTCGCTGGTTGCTCACGTCGAAGCAGAAAATCCGGTGATCGCAGCTGCAACGATCCCGGCTGGCGCAATCGCTGAAGGCGACGCTGCCGCTGCTGCTGAAGGCGAAAAGCCGGCTGCTTAAGAATGCCTCAGGCAAAGAACAAGTAATCCTCTCGATCCGTTTCAATGAAACGGTCGATGTGACCCGCCGAGGTTCGCCCCGGCGGGTTTTTTTTCGTTTTCTTTTCGGCACGGCGGCGTTCAGCTACCGGGCCAGACGGACCAACGCAATCATGATCAAGCTGATCGTCGGGCTCGGCAATCCGGGCGCCGAATACACCGCGACGCGCCACAACGCCGGCTTCTGGCTGGTCGATCAATTGGCGCGCGAAGCAGGCACGACGCTGCGCGACGAGCGGCGCTTCCACGGTTTCTACGCGAAGGCGCGGCTGCACGGTGAGGAAGTGCATCTGCTGGAGCCGCAGACTTATATGAACCGCTCGGGTCAATCGGTAGTGGCGGTGGCGCAGTTCTTCAAAATTCTGCCCGATGAGATTCTGGTCACGCATGACGAGCTCGACATGCCGCCCGGCAGCGTCAAGCTGAAACTGGGCGGTGGCAGCGGCGGCCATAACGGTCTGAAGGACATCACTGCGCATTTGTCGTCGCAGCAATATTGGCGGCTGCGGATCGGCATTGGACATCCGCGTGACCTGATTCCCGAAAGCGCGCGTGCCGGCGCCAAGCCGGATGTCGCCAATTACGTGCTGAAGCCGCCGCGGCGTGAAGAGCAGGACGTCATCGATGCATCGGTCGAGCGCGCGCTCGCTGTCATGCCGCAGATCATCAAGGGCGAGCTGGAACGGGCGATGACCCAGTTGCATCGCAATCCGTGACCGATCTACGAGCTGACGTGCTCTGAACTGGTATAGGCTGACTCGCCTTGCCCCGCTCGTCGCGGGGTTTCACGCCGCATCGCCCTCGATAGGAGAATCGCTTGAGCCGCTATTGGAGTGACGTCGTTCATCGTCTGACGCCGTATGTGCCGGGCGAACAGCCCGTGGCCACGCATCCGGTGAAGCTGAATGCCAACGAGAATCCCTATCCGCCATCACCGCGCGTGGTCGAGGCGATCCGCCGCGAGTTGGGCGAAGCCGGCGAGTCTCTGCGGCGTTATCCGGATCCGACGGCGCTCAAGCTGCGCGAAACGGTAGCCGCGCATCATGGCATCCGCGCCGAGCAGATCTTCGTGGGCAACGGCTCGGACGAAGTGCTCGCGCTCACGTTCCAGGCGCTGCTAAAACACGATAAACC is a genomic window of Paraburkholderia bryophila containing:
- a CDS encoding 50S ribosomal protein L25/general stress protein Ctc; its protein translation is MKVVAFERSLQGTGASRRLRIAGKTPGIVYGAGADTQLVELDHNALWHALKKEVFHSSILELEVAGKSEQVLLRDVQYHPFRQLVLHVDFQRVDAKKKLHTKVPLHFMNQESNPAVKLSSAVISHVINEIEIECLPSALPEFLEVDLATIEAGHSVHAKDIKLPAGVSLVAHVEAENPVIAAATIPAGAIAEGDAAAAAEGEKPAA
- the pth gene encoding aminoacyl-tRNA hydrolase — protein: MIKLIVGLGNPGAEYTATRHNAGFWLVDQLAREAGTTLRDERRFHGFYAKARLHGEEVHLLEPQTYMNRSGQSVVAVAQFFKILPDEILVTHDELDMPPGSVKLKLGGGSGGHNGLKDITAHLSSQQYWRLRIGIGHPRDLIPESARAGAKPDVANYVLKPPRREEQDVIDASVERALAVMPQIIKGELERAMTQLHRNP